The Snodgrassella alvi wkB2 genome window below encodes:
- the metG gene encoding methionine--tRNA ligase: MTKQRKILVTSALPYANGNIHLGHMVEHIQTDIWVRFQKARGHECYYVCADDTHGTPVMLAAQKQGITPEEMITQVRQNHLADFTGFGIGYDNYYSTHSPENKALSRSIYLALKANGKIESRTIEQLFDPEKNLFLPDRFVKGECPKCHAQDQYGDNCEVCGTTYSPTELIKPYSAISGATPVLKESEHFFFKLGECADYLKQWTAGSTKLKNGREQPHLQAEALNKMNEWLQNDSLSDWDISRDAPYFGFEIPDAPGKYFYVWLDAPIGYMASFKNLCERLGIDFDQWFCADTDTEMYHFIGKDILYFHALFWPATLQYANLRAPTGIFAHGFLTVDGQKMSKSRGTFITAHSYLEQRLNPEWLRYYFAAKLNSRIEDLDLNLNDFIARVNSDLVGKYINIAARAAGFISKRFQGTLADVSNSELLPQLQAQSENIAASFEAREYARALREIMALADVVNEYVDANKPWELARQEGQETRLQQVCSELINAFRILTVYMSPVLPKLATEAAAFLNVAPLSWADSTTLLPAGHHINAYQHLMHRVEQKQIDDLIAANQQNIQTVETAAETKYEPVADTASFDDFMKIDMRVAKVLTCEKVEGSSKLLKFQLDLGFEQRTIFSGIAASYPEPEKLTGRMVIVVANFAPRKMAKFGMSEGMITSAAGNGKLFLLDVDSGAEPGMKVG, translated from the coding sequence ATGACAAAACAACGCAAAATACTGGTTACTTCAGCCTTGCCCTATGCAAACGGTAATATTCATCTGGGACATATGGTTGAACATATTCAGACTGATATCTGGGTGCGTTTCCAGAAAGCACGCGGACATGAATGCTATTACGTCTGTGCAGACGATACGCATGGTACGCCGGTCATGCTGGCGGCACAGAAACAGGGAATAACACCGGAAGAAATGATTACTCAGGTACGTCAGAATCATCTGGCTGATTTTACCGGCTTTGGTATTGGCTATGATAATTATTACAGTACGCACTCACCTGAAAATAAAGCTTTATCACGCAGCATTTATCTGGCTTTAAAAGCCAATGGAAAAATTGAAAGCCGTACTATTGAGCAATTATTTGATCCGGAAAAAAATCTGTTTCTGCCCGATCGTTTTGTTAAAGGTGAATGTCCGAAATGTCATGCACAGGATCAGTATGGTGATAATTGTGAAGTATGCGGCACTACTTATAGTCCTACCGAACTGATTAAACCGTATTCTGCTATTTCCGGCGCCACTCCTGTATTGAAAGAATCTGAGCATTTCTTCTTTAAACTCGGAGAATGTGCGGATTATCTGAAACAGTGGACTGCCGGCAGTACCAAGCTGAAAAATGGTCGCGAGCAGCCGCATTTGCAGGCAGAAGCCCTGAATAAAATGAATGAATGGTTGCAGAACGATAGCCTGAGTGATTGGGATATCAGTCGTGATGCGCCTTATTTCGGCTTTGAAATTCCGGATGCTCCCGGTAAATATTTTTATGTGTGGCTGGATGCACCTATCGGCTACATGGCATCATTTAAAAACCTTTGTGAACGTCTGGGCATTGATTTTGATCAGTGGTTCTGTGCTGATACTGATACCGAAATGTATCATTTCATCGGTAAGGATATTTTATATTTTCATGCATTATTCTGGCCGGCTACTTTGCAATACGCCAATCTGCGGGCACCAACAGGCATATTTGCACACGGTTTTCTCACGGTAGACGGACAGAAAATGTCCAAATCACGCGGTACTTTTATCACAGCCCATTCCTATCTTGAGCAGCGACTGAATCCCGAATGGCTGCGTTATTATTTTGCAGCCAAACTCAATAGCAGAATTGAAGATCTGGATTTAAATCTGAATGATTTTATCGCCCGGGTTAATAGTGATTTGGTTGGTAAATACATAAATATCGCCGCACGTGCTGCCGGATTCATCAGCAAACGCTTTCAGGGAACACTGGCTGATGTTAGCAACAGCGAGCTGTTACCACAGCTACAGGCGCAAAGTGAAAATATTGCTGCCAGCTTTGAAGCACGTGAGTATGCGCGTGCCTTACGTGAAATCATGGCATTAGCTGATGTGGTGAATGAGTATGTCGATGCCAACAAACCATGGGAGCTGGCGCGACAGGAAGGACAGGAGACACGTTTACAGCAAGTATGCAGTGAACTGATTAATGCTTTCCGTATTCTGACCGTATATATGTCACCAGTATTGCCTAAGCTTGCTACAGAAGCAGCCGCTTTTCTGAATGTGGCGCCATTAAGCTGGGCTGATAGTACAACCTTATTACCTGCCGGTCATCACATCAATGCATATCAGCATCTGATGCACCGGGTGGAACAGAAACAGATTGATGACCTGATTGCCGCGAATCAGCAGAATATTCAGACAGTTGAGACTGCTGCTGAAACAAAGTATGAGCCTGTGGCAGATACGGCTTCATTTGATGACTTTATGAAAATCGATATGCGTGTTGCCAAAGTGTTGACATGCGAAAAAGTCGAAGGCAGTAGCAAACTGCTCAAATTTCAGCTTGATCTTGGTTTTGAGCAGCGCACAATATTCTCTGGTATTGCCGCCAGCTATCCTGAACCGGAAAAACTGACTGGAAGAATGGTCATTGTGGTAGCCAATTTTGCGCCGCGTAAAATGGCAAAATTTGGCATGTCTGAAGGGATGATTACTTCAGCAGCCGGTAATGGCAAACTGTTTTTACTGGATGTGGATAGTGGGGCTGAACCGGGTATGAAGGTCGGCTGA
- a CDS encoding ubiquinone biosynthesis accessory factor UbiJ, which yields MLTLAVLNHLIQQNVELKVRWQQYRQRVVALVLPMLTLKGRIDDQGFWQEDSAEAETTIIIAPTALTKMLSGVQPGVGDVQITGDRTFGMAILPLIQALRYDWRDDLARLLGDAVGGKVALELESLYQQGCAIGQNIAAQVADYAQESDAIVVGQKQLQRFSAQVETLRDDTARLAARISRLQQKTD from the coding sequence ATGCTGACCTTAGCTGTACTTAATCACCTTATCCAGCAGAATGTGGAACTTAAAGTGCGCTGGCAGCAATACCGGCAACGGGTTGTAGCGCTGGTGTTGCCTATGCTGACTCTTAAAGGGCGCATTGATGATCAAGGATTCTGGCAGGAAGATTCTGCCGAAGCTGAAACCACCATTATTATCGCTCCGACAGCTCTGACTAAAATGCTCAGTGGTGTACAGCCGGGAGTGGGTGACGTACAAATTACTGGTGACCGTACTTTTGGTATGGCGATTTTGCCGCTTATACAGGCATTGCGGTATGACTGGCGTGACGATCTGGCCAGACTGCTTGGTGATGCTGTGGGCGGAAAGGTGGCGCTGGAACTGGAGAGTCTCTATCAGCAAGGCTGCGCTATTGGTCAGAATATTGCAGCACAGGTCGCAGATTATGCACAGGAAAGTGATGCGATTGTGGTCGGGCAGAAGCAATTACAACGTTTTTCTGCTCAGGTCGAGACATTACGTGATGATACAGCCCGACTGGCCGCCCGAATTTCCCGCTTGCAGCAGAAAACTGACTAA
- a CDS encoding LOG family protein: MKNIVVYCGSNLGQNKAYFDAAQQLGQEMAQQGYRLVYGGGNIGLMGTIATAVLEHGGEVIGVIPSFLKNLEGAHPGLTELYETTNMTERKNKMIELANGFIAMPGGLGTYEELFEVLSQAQLKLHPHPIGILNVAGFFDPLIQMLQNTVTAGFMPPENMDLLCQSAKPAELLEQMRLWQPRDAVKWVTPQWAQQTRETLC; this comes from the coding sequence ATGAAAAATATTGTTGTATATTGTGGTTCTAATCTGGGGCAGAACAAAGCTTATTTCGACGCAGCTCAGCAGCTGGGACAGGAAATGGCTCAGCAGGGATACCGTCTGGTTTATGGTGGCGGCAATATTGGTCTGATGGGTACGATTGCTACTGCTGTACTGGAACATGGTGGTGAAGTTATTGGTGTTATTCCGAGTTTTCTCAAAAATCTGGAAGGTGCGCATCCGGGGTTAACCGAATTGTATGAAACCACCAATATGACCGAGCGCAAAAATAAAATGATTGAACTGGCTAACGGCTTTATTGCCATGCCCGGCGGACTGGGAACTTATGAAGAACTGTTTGAAGTTCTCTCACAAGCTCAGCTGAAACTGCATCCCCATCCGATAGGAATTCTGAATGTAGCCGGTTTCTTTGATCCCTTAATTCAAATGCTGCAAAATACAGTCACTGCCGGTTTTATGCCGCCGGAAAACATGGATTTACTTTGTCAGTCCGCCAAACCAGCGGAGCTGCTGGAACAAATGCGCCTCTGGCAGCCGCGTGATGCAGTTAAATGGGTTACTCCGCAATGGGCGCAGCAAACCAGAGAAACTTTATGCTGA
- the pheA gene encoding prephenate dehydratase — protein MSDNDKLKPHRDAIDRIDSEILRLLNQRATHAQAIGTLKGEGIVYRPEREAVVLRRIQEQNPGPLSGQAVARLQRAIMSECLALERPLTVAYLGPKGTFTEQAAIKHFGQAAQTHPCTSIDECFRLVEAQQADYVVTPVENSTEGSVGRSLDLLLTTPLKACGEVNLRIHHQLLRAVASQQDITKVYAHAQALSQCRNWLDKNLPEQVARIAVASNAEAARLAAADSSAAAIASMMAADYYQLQILAQNIEDEPNNTTRFLVLGRNITTSSGKDKTSLVVAAPNKAGAMHDLLQPFADHQVSMTKLESRPSRGGLWEYVFFIDIEGHQQNEDVAAALAVLQQRSAFLKIIGSYPQAVI, from the coding sequence ATGTCTGATAACGATAAACTCAAACCACACCGCGACGCAATAGACCGGATTGACAGTGAAATTCTGCGTTTGTTAAACCAGCGAGCCACTCATGCTCAGGCCATTGGTACATTAAAGGGGGAAGGCATAGTGTACCGTCCTGAACGTGAAGCAGTCGTTTTACGCCGGATTCAGGAACAAAATCCGGGACCATTGTCCGGTCAGGCAGTTGCCCGTTTACAGCGGGCGATTATGAGTGAATGTCTGGCACTGGAACGACCGTTAACTGTCGCTTATCTCGGACCTAAGGGTACATTTACCGAACAGGCTGCTATTAAACATTTCGGTCAGGCTGCACAGACACATCCGTGTACTTCAATTGATGAATGTTTCCGTCTGGTCGAAGCGCAGCAGGCCGATTATGTGGTGACACCTGTCGAAAACTCTACTGAGGGGTCGGTGGGGCGCAGTCTCGACCTGTTATTAACCACGCCTTTGAAAGCCTGTGGTGAAGTCAATCTGCGCATTCATCATCAGCTACTGCGTGCTGTAGCATCGCAACAGGATATCACTAAGGTTTATGCACATGCTCAGGCACTGTCACAATGCCGGAACTGGCTGGATAAAAACCTGCCGGAGCAGGTAGCCCGGATAGCTGTTGCCAGTAATGCAGAAGCAGCACGACTGGCTGCCGCAGACAGTAGTGCAGCGGCCATTGCCTCAATGATGGCTGCCGATTACTATCAGTTGCAGATACTGGCTCAGAATATCGAAGACGAACCAAATAATACTACCCGTTTTCTGGTATTAGGGCGGAATATTACGACCAGCAGCGGTAAAGATAAAACATCACTGGTTGTGGCTGCGCCCAATAAAGCTGGTGCCATGCATGATTTACTTCAGCCTTTTGCAGATCATCAGGTATCTATGACAAAACTAGAAAGTCGTCCCAGTCGTGGTGGTTTGTGGGAATATGTGTTTTTTATCGATATCGAAGGTCATCAGCAGAATGAGGATGTGGCAGCTGCATTGGCTGTCTTGCAACAGCGTTCAGCTTTTCTGAAAATAATTGGTTCTTATCCGCAGGCTGTGATTTAA
- a CDS encoding multidrug effflux MFS transporter, producing the protein MKTSPNQLPINPHYLALLLSVMVAIMPFSTDIYLSSVPEMATSLHAPIDQIERSLASFMFGVALGQLLGGAISDIKGRKIIAMIGLSVYLVSAIAIVFIHSAGELLFWRWIQALGGGMATVTVGATVRDFFHGNEAAKMFATIGIITLAAPLAAPMLGTALAALGGWRVIFIFLLVYALAVLICVWRFMPQVKMDIQPLDSKVFRKIKENFSVVFHEREALGFMFFQTAAFAAMFVFLTESSFLYMNIYGLSPHQYSWAFGANVITMMLFNRVTAYRLRTTPARNILLGGVLLQLSCNLLLTIVVWSMDRPPFFLLLLLIMFSIGSQGLIGSNTQACFMSYFRKIGGSANAVLGTMQFLIAATVGWLTTLLHNGSTHVMPTMMLISTSCGAVLLWALSHTAWQKKHK; encoded by the coding sequence ATGAAAACATCCCCCAATCAGTTACCTATTAATCCGCATTATCTGGCATTATTGTTGTCAGTAATGGTGGCTATTATGCCGTTTTCCACAGATATTTATTTATCTTCTGTACCGGAAATGGCGACTTCTTTACATGCACCGATTGATCAGATTGAACGCAGTCTGGCCAGTTTCATGTTTGGTGTTGCGCTCGGACAATTGCTTGGGGGGGCAATATCCGATATTAAGGGGCGCAAAATCATTGCTATGATTGGTCTGAGTGTCTATCTGGTGTCAGCTATTGCTATTGTCTTTATTCACTCAGCCGGAGAGTTGCTGTTCTGGCGCTGGATTCAGGCACTGGGCGGCGGTATGGCCACTGTTACAGTTGGTGCAACTGTACGTGATTTCTTTCATGGCAATGAAGCCGCGAAAATGTTTGCCACCATTGGTATTATTACTCTGGCTGCACCACTGGCTGCGCCCATGCTGGGTACAGCACTGGCTGCTCTTGGCGGCTGGCGGGTTATCTTTATATTTCTGCTGGTATATGCTCTGGCCGTACTGATTTGTGTATGGCGGTTTATGCCACAGGTTAAAATGGATATTCAGCCATTGGATAGCAAAGTTTTTCGCAAGATAAAAGAAAATTTTTCAGTGGTTTTTCATGAACGCGAAGCGTTGGGATTTATGTTTTTTCAAACTGCTGCTTTTGCAGCCATGTTTGTATTTCTGACTGAATCTTCCTTTTTGTACATGAATATATATGGTCTTAGCCCGCATCAGTATTCATGGGCCTTTGGTGCCAATGTGATTACTATGATGCTGTTTAACCGGGTAACAGCCTATCGTCTGCGTACTACGCCGGCTCGCAACATTTTGCTTGGCGGTGTGCTGTTGCAGTTAAGCTGTAATTTATTATTAACCATTGTGGTATGGAGTATGGATCGTCCGCCTTTCTTCCTGTTACTGTTGCTGATTATGTTTTCAATTGGTTCACAGGGTTTGATTGGTTCCAATACTCAGGCGTGTTTCATGAGCTATTTTCGTAAAATTGGTGGCAGTGCCAATGCTGTACTGGGAACAATGCAGTTTCTGATTGCCGCTACTGTAGGCTGGCTGACTACACTGCTGCATAATGGTTCGACACATGTGATGCCGACAATGATGCTGATTTCCACCAGTTGTGGTGCCGTATTATTATGGGCTTTATCACATACCGCATGGCAAAAAAAACATAAATAA
- the argF gene encoding ornithine carbamoyltransferase, whose product MGMLKQKHFLKLLDYTPAEIQTLLDLAASLKAEKKNAAEQPRLTGKNIALIFEKTSTRTRCAFEVAAHDQGAHVTYLDSSGSQIGHKESIRDTARVLGRMYDAIEYRGYGQEIVEQLAEYAGVPVINGLTNEYHPTQMLADLLTMKENSKKPLNQIAYAYVGDARYNMGNSLLVAGAKMGMDVRIGAPRAFWPNDALVEQCRSIAKQTGARITLTEDAAAAVDQADFIHTDVWVSMGEAKETWKERIEQLRPYRVDARLMAASNNPEVKFMHCLPAIHNRDTQVGQWLFNEFSLDGAEVSEEVFESVASIVFEQAENRMHTIKAVLVALLTT is encoded by the coding sequence GATCTGGCTGCCAGCCTGAAAGCTGAAAAGAAAAATGCAGCGGAGCAGCCGCGTCTGACTGGTAAAAATATTGCTCTGATATTTGAAAAAACATCTACCCGTACCCGTTGTGCTTTTGAAGTGGCTGCGCATGATCAGGGTGCACATGTGACTTATCTGGACAGCAGTGGCAGCCAGATAGGGCATAAAGAAAGTATCCGTGATACTGCACGGGTTCTGGGGCGCATGTATGACGCGATTGAGTATCGTGGTTACGGACAGGAAATTGTTGAGCAGCTGGCTGAATATGCCGGAGTTCCGGTGATTAATGGTCTGACCAATGAATACCATCCGACGCAAATGCTTGCTGATTTGCTTACTATGAAAGAAAACAGCAAAAAGCCTTTGAATCAGATTGCCTATGCTTATGTGGGTGATGCCCGTTACAACATGGGTAATTCTTTGCTGGTTGCTGGTGCCAAAATGGGTATGGATGTACGTATTGGTGCACCGCGGGCTTTCTGGCCGAATGACGCTCTGGTAGAACAGTGCCGCTCAATTGCAAAGCAGACCGGTGCACGGATTACATTAACTGAAGATGCAGCCGCAGCTGTTGATCAGGCTGATTTTATTCATACCGATGTCTGGGTATCAATGGGAGAAGCGAAAGAAACCTGGAAAGAACGGATTGAGCAGCTCAGACCTTACCGCGTTGATGCACGTCTAATGGCTGCCAGCAATAATCCTGAAGTGAAATTCATGCATTGTCTGCCGGCAATTCATAACCGCGATACTCAGGTAGGACAGTGGCTTTTTAATGAGTTTTCTCTGGATGGTGCCGAAGTAAGTGAAGAAGTATTTGAAAGTGTTGCTTCTATTGTTTTTGAACAGGCAGAAAACCGGATGCATACCATTAAAGCAGTATTGGTAGCATTATTAACTACCTGA